GTCCCAAAGCCGCCAAGGCGAGGCCGAGGTTGAAATGGGCGCCGACATGGGCGGGATCGCGGTCCAGCGCCCGCCGCTGCGCCGCCGCCGCTTCGGGGAGTCGGCCCAGCCGTTGCAGGACGATGCCCCGATTGGCGTGATAGTCCGCGACGTCAGGCGCCATTTCGACTGCTTTATCAATCAGGTCAAGTGCTTGAGCATTATCGTTCAGTTGATGGTTCAGAACGCCAAGCAGATGCAGAGCGTCGGTATGGTGAGGATCAGCCTGAAGAACACGTCGATACAGGGGCTCCGCCGCATCCAATGAGCCGGCCTGATGGTGGCGGAGCGCTTCGGCAAACCAGTCAACAGTGTTCACAAATCACCTTGGCAAAGCCTGGCAAGCATTTGAGCAGCCTTTAAAATGGTTCCGCCAATACCGTCTCCACCATCCGGTTGGATGCAACGCATCGACGGAAACCAGGGACGCACCGCGGTGCCGAGCTGGGTCCAGTCGGACCGACCCAGCCGCCAGACCGGGGTGCCCAGCGCCGCCGCCATCTCTCCCGCCGAGGATGCGACGGTGATCGCCAGATCCAGGTTCGCCATCAACGCCGCGGTGCCCTCCAGATCGCCAATCTGGTCGAGGTCGGCCCAGCGATGGATGCGCAGGCCCAGGCGGCTTTCGACGGCCGCGATTTCCTCCTCTCGTCCGTCATATTGCAGGCTGACGACATGCAGGCCGGACAGGCGCAGCAAGGGTATCCAATCCCGCAGCTCGGTGTAGGACTGCCGTCGTTCCGTGGTGATGCGCTGGCTTGTCCAGGCAATGCCGACAGCCAGGCCCGGACCGAGCGCATCCAGTCGTGACCGCCACGCCGCCGCCCGTCCCGGGTCGGGCTTCAGCCAGCCGGCGGGCGGTGGCGGAACCGGGGCGGTCTTCCACAGCAGGCGCGGCAAGGAGCCGAAAGGCAGATGACAGTCGGCATCGGTGGGCCGCCGGGTCGGCGCGCGCACAATGGTGCCGGGGAAGGAGCGCTTGAACAGCGGGACCAGCCGCGGTTCGCATTCGACGATGGCACCCGGAAAGCGGGTCAGGGCTTCGGGAAGCAAGGCTCCGAACATCAACTCGTCGCCCAGTCCCTGCTCGGCCCAAAGCAGCAGGCGGCGTCCGGCAAGGTCGCCGCCCTCCCATTCCGGGATGTTGAAGGGGCGCCTGGGTTTCAGCCGGCCGGAGTTGAAGCGGACGGTATAGTCCTCCCACCCCTCCGTCAGCCGGCCCTGGCGCAGGCGCAGAATGGCGCGGTTGAAGCGGGCGAGCGCCTGTGCCGGATCGGTATCCAGGGCGAAGGTGAATTCCCGCTCGGCTCGGTCCTCTTCCCCCAAATCCTGGAGGGCGAGGGCCAGATTGGTGTGGGCGGCGGCATAGCCGGGGTGCAGATCCAGCGCCCGGCGT
The sequence above is a segment of the Azospirillum sp. TSH100 genome. Coding sequences within it:
- a CDS encoding tetratricopeptide repeat protein → MSNQRKSGTSAAATAAALVGQAVALHQSGRLGEAEALYRQALAAQPRQPDALHLLGMIACQTGRLKEAADLIGQAVAAKRDVPDYHANLAYALQALGRSTEAERAARNALRLRRPFPEAANTLGNALNAQGKAAEAADAYRAALRARPDYAEAEGNLGAVLRSLSRPDEAEPLLRHALATNPALTEARAALGLTLLDLGRADEGETVLRTVLAQRPDHATALPALAGSLQHRGGDAEPAYRRYLTLEPADAEGWNAHGLALQAADRITPAAEAFARALRLDPKMAAAMTNLGTIRRLQGRAAESADLQRRALDLHPGYAAAHTNLALALQDLGEEDRAEREFTFALDTDPAQALARFNRAILRLRQGRLTEGWEDYTVRFNSGRLKPRRPFNIPEWEGGDLAGRRLLLWAEQGLGDELMFGALLPEALTRFPGAIVECEPRLVPLFKRSFPGTIVRAPTRRPTDADCHLPFGSLPRLLWKTAPVPPPPAGWLKPDPGRAAAWRSRLDALGPGLAVGIAWTSQRITTERRQSYTELRDWIPLLRLSGLHVVSLQYDGREEEIAAVESRLGLRIHRWADLDQIGDLEGTAALMANLDLAITVASSAGEMAAALGTPVWRLGRSDWTQLGTAVRPWFPSMRCIQPDGGDGIGGTILKAAQMLARLCQGDL